The genomic DNA CCCGAGCGAAAGGCCAACGTGCCCACCGGGACTCGGCGCGTCGAACCGCCTACTTGGCGGCCGACTTGCGGCGGTTCGCCCCACCCCTGCTGCGGAGTTGCACATGCGACTCCACCAGTACGTTGTGGATGAACCCGTACGAGCGGCCGGTCTCCCGGGCCAGCGAGCGAATGCTGGCGCCCGCCTCGTACTGCTTCTTGAGCTGGGTTTGGAGACGGTCGCGCGACTTTCCGGTGACGCGTGTGCCCTTACCCAACGTGGACTTCCCCTGTGCGGGCCTGTCACTCATGGCTTCCTCCGGTCGCCCTGCAGCCTCATTCAAGGCTAAGCATTCAACCGTCGGTGATCAACGCCTCTTTGTGATGAACCTCACCATTTCTCACAAACGCCACCGTCCGCCACCGGATTTCGGGCACGAACCGGACATCCGCACCCCGTCAGGCCAATTGGATGAGCTCCAGGTAGTCCTGCGACCAGTGGTCCTCGGTGCCGTCGGGCAGCATGATCACCCGCTCCGGGTTGAGCGCCTCGGCGGCGCCGGGGTCGTGGGTCACCAGCACCACCGCGCCCGCGTAGCTGCGCAGCGCGTCGAGCACCTGCTCGCGCGAGATGGGGTCGAGGTTGTTGGTCGGCTCGTCGAGCAGCAGCACATTGGCCGCCGAGGACACCAGCCCCGCCAGCGCGAGCCGGGTCTTCTCACCGCCGGACAGCGTGCCCGCGGGCTGCTCGAGCTGCGGGCCGGAGAACATGAACGCGCCCAGCAGCCCGCGCAGATCCTGTTCACCGGCATCGGGGGCGGCGTGGCGAATGTTCTCCCACACCGTCGCCGTGTCGTCGAGGGTGTCGTGTTCCTGCGCGAAGTACCCGATCTTGAGGCCGTGGCCGGGCACCAGGCCACCGGCGGTGGGTTGTTCGACACCGGCCAGCATGCGCAGCAGCGTGGTCTTGCCCGCGCCGTTGAGGCCCAGCACCACCACCCGGCTGCCGCGGTCGATGGCCAGGTCGACGCCGGTGAAGATCTCCAGCGAGCCGTACACCTTGGTGAGGTTCTCGGCCATCAGCGGCGTCTTGCCGCAGGCGGCGGGCTGCGGGAACTTGATGCGCGCCACCTTGTCGGACACCCGGACCTCGTCGGCCTCGGCGAGCAGGCGCTCGGCCCGCTTGACCATGTTCTGTGCCGCAACGGCTTTCGTCGCCTTCGCGCCCATCTTGGCGGCCTGGGCCTTGAGCGCGGACGCCTTCTTCTCGGCGTTGGCGCGCTCGCGGCGGCGGCGCTGCTCGTCGGTGGCGCGGGCGTCGAGATACTTCTTCCAGCCCATGTTGTAGACGTCGGCCTCGCCGCGCACGGCGTCGAGGAACCACACCCGGTTCACCACGGCCTCGAGCAGCTCGACATCGTGGCTGATCACGATGAGGCCGCCGTCGTGGCTCTGCAGGAAGCCGCGCAGCCAGGTGATGGAGTCGGCGTCGAGGTGGTTGGTCGGCTCGTCGAGCAGCAGCGTGGTGTCGGACTTGCCGCCGCTGCCGTCGGAGGCGGCGAACAGGATGCGCGCCAACTCGATTCGGCGGCGCTGACCACCCGACAGCGTGCGTAGCGCCTGGCCCAGCACCCGGTCGGGCAGGCCGAGGCTGTGGCAGATGCGGGCGGCCTCGCTCTCGGCGACGTAGCCGCCGAGCGCGGAGAAACGGTCCTCGAGGCGGCCGTACTTGCGCACCGCCTTCTCCCGCTCGGCCTCGTCGGCGACCTCGGCCATCAGCGCCTGCTGCTTCTCCATATCGCGGATCAGCGTGTCCAGGCCGCGCGCGGACAGCACACGGTCGCGGGCGAGCACGTCGAGGTTGCCCTCGCGGGGATCCTGTGGGAGATAACCGGTTTCGCCGGAGCGGATGACCTTGCCCGCGTAGGGCTCGCCCTCACCGGCGAGGATGCGCAGCGTGGTGGTCTTGCCCGCGCCGTTGCGGCCCACCAGTCCGATCCGATCACCGGCCTGCACCCGCAGCGCCGGGCCCGGCGCGGTGAGCAGGGTGCGGATTCCGGCCCGGACCTCCAGGTCGGTCGCGGTGATCACAAACGTCTCCTCGGAACGAATCGGTACGGCGGTGGTACTCGAACCTGTCTCGGCCCGAGTGTGCCTCCGAAGGAGACACAAGAACCACCCATTTTACCCGGGCGAACGACCGGGACCGCCCGCGGGATCGGTTGTCCGCAGATGTGATTCCGGTAACGTGCGATGTCATGAGTGCGGATCTGAAAGGCAAGGGCGCCCTGGTCACCGGGGCGAGTCGCGGTATCGGCAAGGCGGTTGCCGCGGAGCTGCTGGCGAGCGGCGCGCAGGTGCTCATCACCGCCCGCAAGCCCGAGCCGCTGGAGCAGACCGCGGCCGAGCTGCGGGCACTGGGCCATCCCGGCAAGGTCGTTGCGGTGGCGGGCAATTCGGGCGATGCGGACGCCCGCGCGGAGGCGGTCGCGACCGCGGTCGCCGAGCTCGGCTCGCTCGACATCCTGATCAACAACACCGGCATCAATCCGGTGTACGGGCCGCTGATGGACGCGGACCTGGACGCGGTGCGCAAGATCTTCGATGTGAATGTGGTGGCCGCGCTGGGCTACACGCAGGAGGCGTACAAGGGGTGGATGCGCGAGCACGGCGGCGCGGTGGTGAATGTCGCCAGCGTCGCCGGGCTGCGGTCGACCGGGGTGATCGCCGCCTACGGTGCCTCCAAGGCCGCGCTCATCCGGCTCACCGAGGAACTGGCCTGGCAGCTGGGCCCGACCATCCGGGTCAATGCGGTGGCGCCGGGTGTGGTGAAGACAAAGTTCGCCGATGCGCTGTACTCCGCCGACGAGGACGCCGCGGCGGCCGCGTATCCGCTCAAGCGTCTCGGCAATCCGGAGGATGTGGCGGCCCTCATCGCCTTCCTCGTGTCGGATCAGGCGTCCTGGATTACCGGCGAGGTGGTCCGGGTGGACGGCGGACTGCTGGCAACCGGCGGTATCTGATCCCGGACCGGTCAGCGGAAGGTGAGTGCGCCGAGCATGTCGGCGTGCAGGTACCGCAGGTATTTCTTGGCGGTGTCCTCGTCGACGGCATCGGTCGCGGTGACCATGGTGAGAACCAGGTATTGGCCCTGGGACCCGTCCCTCCACTTACCGACGGCGAAGTGGTCGATGTAGCTGCCCGGCCGCAGATTCAGATCGGAATCGCTGTACTGACCGGACGCGGCCGACGCCTTGTCGGCATCGGCCATCCCCATGACGAACTGCGTGAGCATCAGCCCGCCGTCCTCGGCCCGGTACACCATCTCGGCCGCATACTGGCAGCCCAGGGACGTCAGCTTCCCGTTCTTCTCGATATCGGCGCAGGTGGGATGGTCGACGCCCGCCACCCAATCCGCATGCAGCGAAACATCGCCGAGCTTGAAGTTCCAATCCTTCGCCTGCTCCTGATAACTGAAGCGACTCGATGCCGAGCTCGACGGTGTGGTGGTCGGGCGCCCCGTGGCGGTACTGCTCGTCGTCGCCGGTACCAATGACGGGGTGGCCGCTGCTGCGGAGGCAGCATTGTCGGACTTGTGCCGGGTAGCAAGCACAACGATGCCCACACCGATCACCAGCACGGCAACCACACCGAGGACGATGCCGACTATCAGACCGGTGTTCTTCTTGGGTGGCTGCGGCGAGTAACCACCGGGATAGCCAGGCTGCCCCCATGCCTGAGGCGGCTGCTGCCCCCATGCCGACGGTTGTTGCTGATCCCAGACGGCCTGCTGTTGCCCCCACGCGGGTTGCTGCTGCCCCACCGCGTGCTGCTGCCCCCAGCCGGGTTCCTGCTGCCCCGCTAGTTGCTGCTCACCCCAAGCGGATTGCTGCTGACCCGCTGCCTGCTGGTCACCCCAAGCGGGTTGCTGCTGCCCCACCGCCTGCTGCTCACCCCAGCCGGGTCGCTGCTGCCCCGCTACTTGCTGCTCACCCGAAACGGATTGCTGCTGACCGACTGCCTGCTGGTCACCCCAGACCACCTGCTGCTGCGCTACCTGCGGCTGCCCCCACACCGCCTGCCGCTGCTGCTGCGTCGCCTGCGGCAGACCCGCCGCCTGCTGCTCACCCCAGGCAGACTGCTGCTGATCCACGACCTGCTGGCCACCCCACGCCGCCTGTTGCTGTGTCGCCTGCGGCTGACTCGCTGCCTGCTG from Nocardia terpenica includes the following:
- a CDS encoding helix-turn-helix domain-containing protein, whose product is MSDRPAQGKSTLGKGTRVTGKSRDRLQTQLKKQYEAGASIRSLARETGRSYGFIHNVLVESHVQLRSRGGANRRKSAAK
- a CDS encoding ABC-F family ATP-binding cassette domain-containing protein; this translates as MITATDLEVRAGIRTLLTAPGPALRVQAGDRIGLVGRNGAGKTTTLRILAGEGEPYAGKVIRSGETGYLPQDPREGNLDVLARDRVLSARGLDTLIRDMEKQQALMAEVADEAEREKAVRKYGRLEDRFSALGGYVAESEAARICHSLGLPDRVLGQALRTLSGGQRRRIELARILFAASDGSGGKSDTTLLLDEPTNHLDADSITWLRGFLQSHDGGLIVISHDVELLEAVVNRVWFLDAVRGEADVYNMGWKKYLDARATDEQRRRRERANAEKKASALKAQAAKMGAKATKAVAAQNMVKRAERLLAEADEVRVSDKVARIKFPQPAACGKTPLMAENLTKVYGSLEIFTGVDLAIDRGSRVVVLGLNGAGKTTLLRMLAGVEQPTAGGLVPGHGLKIGYFAQEHDTLDDTATVWENIRHAAPDAGEQDLRGLLGAFMFSGPQLEQPAGTLSGGEKTRLALAGLVSSAANVLLLDEPTNNLDPISREQVLDALRSYAGAVVLVTHDPGAAEALNPERVIMLPDGTEDHWSQDYLELIQLA
- a CDS encoding SDR family oxidoreductase; this encodes MSADLKGKGALVTGASRGIGKAVAAELLASGAQVLITARKPEPLEQTAAELRALGHPGKVVAVAGNSGDADARAEAVATAVAELGSLDILINNTGINPVYGPLMDADLDAVRKIFDVNVVAALGYTQEAYKGWMREHGGAVVNVASVAGLRSTGVIAAYGASKAALIRLTEELAWQLGPTIRVNAVAPGVVKTKFADALYSADEDAAAAAYPLKRLGNPEDVAALIAFLVSDQASWITGEVVRVDGGLLATGGI